A single genomic interval of Aphidius gifuensis isolate YNYX2018 linkage group LG6, ASM1490517v1, whole genome shotgun sequence harbors:
- the LOC122858757 gene encoding SID1 transmembrane family member 1-like has translation MKTLIINVLSILFGILNVNASTIDPPPLHPEVILANYTETYTKTINNTVEYVFLYQQTNYTDGARINVESNATRDEPLMVVVRQKKGILFWQVPLLVERTNSDPQLYNKTSRTLCSASLYRSMFHHENNSTASEDEYITLSISSGSKSSVSFEVTVFKQQDFYISPGERRNVTISPSEPQYFGYNFTDQGSSGSVLIKIESDTDTCMTLSIQNSTCPVFDLEMTIPYSTGYWQTVSQLGGITIPREAFPDGFFIVLAVKGDDTRCTGSMGSLYRKKYVTLSIKKNITTADGYKAALIVITIVLAFCSFYVIGVISNNARIRRKILRDDVVISDEPEMPEQLQTPTIIEEPGPSQRNSIEDDSSLDEDDIDMLDDIKYDKEIYRTKRVLAVSDLARKDPKILHHKSRLYLYYLITIAVFYALPVVQLVYTYQRVLQETGNQDSCYYNFLCSHPFFGFSDFNHVFSNFAYVLLGLLFILLTYVREQNDLHFTEMKKSFGIPQHYGLFYAMGVALMMEGLLSASYHVCPNHSNFQFDTSFMYIISVLCMVKIYQTRHPDINARASVTFGILALIILLGMVGVLDGSNTFWIIFTIFHVIVCLFLTAQIYYMGRWRFDRGTYRRIMVTYTHDARASIGSILRPMYIGRFLLLLIAIFCNIALAVVGNVYHARHQEKDFATFLLAILMFNLLLYMFFYIVMKICHREKILLQPLCYIILSFIIWGFALHFFINKSVSWALTPAQSRFYNTPCKVLNFFDNHDIWHFLSALAMFFSFMVLLTLDDDLEDTHRSQIPVF, from the exons AAACATacacaaaaacaataaataatacagttgaatatgtatttttatatcaacaaacaaat tacaCTGATGGTGCAAGAATAAATGTTGAAAGTAATGCAACTCGTGATGAACCATTGATGGTTGTTGTTCGTCAAAAAAAAGGAATCTTATTTTGGCAAGTACCACTTTTAGTTGAAAGAACAAATTCTGATCCTCAgctatataataaaacaagtagAACACTTTGTTCAGCATCATTGTACAGATCAATGTttcatcatgaaaataattctaCTGCCTCTGAAGATGAATACATAACATTGAGTATATCATCTGGAAGTAAAAGTTCAGTTAGTTTTGAAGTTACtgtatttaaacaacaagATTTTTACATATC aCCTGGTGAAAGAAGAAACGTAACAATTTCACCATCAGAACCACAATATTTTGGCTATAATTTTACTGATCAAGGTTCAAGTGGTtctgtattaataaaaattgaatcagATACTGATACATGTATGACACTATCAATACAAAATTCAACATGTCCAGTATTTGATCTTGAAATGACAATTCCATATTCAACTGGTTACTGGCAAACAGTCAGTCAACTTGGTGGCATAACAATAcca CGTGAAGCTTTTCCAgatggtttttttattgtattagcTGTTAAAGGTGATGATACACGTTGTACAGGTTCAATGGGTTCATTGTAtcgtaaaaaatatgtaacattatcaattaaaaaaaatataacaacagCTGATGGTTATAAAGCTGCATTAATTGTCATAACAATTGTTCTTGCTTTTTGTAGTTTTTATGTTATTGgtgttatttcaaataatgcAAGAATACGAAGAAAAATTCTTCGTGATGATGTTGTCATTTCAGATGAACCAGAAATGCCTGAACAACTTCAAACACCAACAATTATTGAAGAg cCAGGTCCTAGTCAAAGAAATTCAATTGAAGATGATTCATCACTTGATGAAGATGATATTGATATGTTAGATGACATAAAATATGACAAAGAAATATATCGTACTAAACGTGTACTTGCTGTATCTGATTTAGCAAGAAAAGATCCAAAAATATTACATCATAAATcaagattatatttatattatttaataacaattgctgTATTTTATGCATTACCAGTTGTACAACTTGTTTATACATATCAAAGAGTATTACAAGAAACTGGAAATCAAGAttcttgttattataattttttatgttcacatccattttttggtttttctgattttaatcatgtattttcaaattttgcatATGTTTTATtgggtttattatttatattattaacatatgtCAGAGAACAAAATGATTTACATTTTacagaaatgaaaaaaagcttTGGTATACCACAACATTATGGTTTATTTTATGCAATGGGAGTTGCTTTAATGATGGAAGGACTTTTATCAGCTTCATATCATGTATGTCCAAATCACAGCAATTTTcaatttg ACACAAGTTTCATGTACATAATTTCTGTTTTATGTATggttaaaatttatcaaacaagaCATCCAGATATAAATGCTCGTGCCTCAGTTACATTTGGTATTTTAGCATTGATAATACTTCTTGGTATGGTTGGTGTACTTGATGGCTCAAATACATTTTggataatatttacaatatttcatgttattgtttgtttatttttaactgcCCAAATATATTACATGGGAAGATGGAGATTTGATCGTGGTACCTATCGTCGAATAATGGTg ACTTATACTCATGATGCTAGAGCAAGTATTGGAAGTATTTTAAGACCAATGTATATTGGTCGTTTTTTGTTACTTcttattgcaattttttgtaatattgctCTTGCTGTTGTTGGAAATGTTTATCATGCAAGACATCAAGAAAAAGATTTTGCAACATTTTTACTTGCTATTcttatgtttaatttattattgtacatgtttttttatattgtcatgAAG atttgtcacagagaaaaaatattattacaaccattgtgttatattattttgtcatttatcaTTTGGGGTTTTgcattacatttttttataaataaatcggTATCATGGGCATTGACTCCAGCTCAATCAAGATTCTACAATACTCCATGTAAagttcttaatttttttgataatcatgACATTTGGCATTTCTTGTCAGCATTAGCAATGTTTTTCTCATTTATGGTACTACTCACCCTTGATGATGATCTTGAAGATACACATCGAAGTCAAATACCtgtattttaa